Proteins encoded by one window of Silvibacterium dinghuense:
- a CDS encoding beta-galactosidase: MNRREFLAAGSAGAVTFFSAHHLAALSAAAPATSPIVPPMLFGVDYYPDQTPEHLWEEDAAAMAAAGVTNVRIAEFAWGLMEPSEGTYDFRWLDRAVSILHAHNIGCILGTPSAAPPPWLTQKYPEVLMVNDKGVTLAPGTRRFTCPTNATYRRLSVNIATEMAKHFASTPGVIGWQIDNELTLGDSARCYCRWCREGFQQWLRKRYPSLEAINQAWGTVFWSNTYTDFSQIPVPLPSGAPPNPGFALDYYRYQSDANASFLDEQLTVLRRLCPQHFMTTNNAGLVDNLNLRDLYRNLDFASADNYPSFFAIILADSGTSLPPEAIAALAALGHDSARGLKDGKPFFIMEEQSGKAGQPFFTPQPEPGQLRLWSYQAVAHGAFGINYFRWDTAVFGAEEYWHGLLRHDRSHSPGFDEIVQTIRELKTLGPEALHASCDAGLGLLYDLSSDWALGFQPGQPKLKYLGELTSWYGSLAAAGRGVDILDGTEDLSRYKAVFAPLSYIVSAQQAERIRAYVQGGGLFFSGVRLGVKDEHSRMVETPLPGLLRDVMGVELEDYQPIYTETQNVKFSGPLTAPDAPVHLWADILEPKTAEVLATYTGGAYAGRAAITANRFGQGHAVYLGAHLEAPELARVLMTLLTAHGIPRAFDAPRGVEITSRSVGQNSWTYFLNHAPQPQQVPLAMSYQDAFDSTSVSGSFSLPGYGVRVLRSTPRNG; encoded by the coding sequence ATGAATCGTCGCGAATTCCTTGCTGCCGGCAGCGCCGGAGCCGTCACCTTTTTTTCCGCACACCATCTTGCTGCCCTTTCTGCCGCCGCGCCCGCCACGTCGCCCATAGTTCCGCCGATGCTCTTCGGCGTCGACTACTATCCCGACCAGACACCCGAACACCTCTGGGAAGAGGATGCCGCCGCCATGGCCGCAGCCGGTGTCACCAACGTCCGCATCGCCGAGTTCGCCTGGGGATTGATGGAGCCGAGCGAAGGCACTTACGACTTCCGCTGGCTCGACCGCGCCGTTTCCATCCTGCATGCGCACAACATAGGCTGCATCCTCGGCACACCATCCGCCGCACCTCCACCATGGCTCACGCAGAAGTACCCCGAAGTTCTGATGGTGAACGACAAGGGCGTCACCCTTGCGCCCGGCACGCGCCGCTTCACCTGCCCCACCAATGCCACCTATCGCCGCCTGTCCGTGAATATCGCCACCGAGATGGCAAAGCACTTCGCTTCGACACCCGGCGTCATCGGCTGGCAGATCGACAACGAGCTGACCCTCGGCGACAGTGCCCGCTGCTACTGCCGCTGGTGCCGCGAGGGTTTTCAGCAGTGGCTGAGAAAGCGTTATCCGTCGCTTGAAGCCATCAACCAGGCCTGGGGTACCGTCTTCTGGAGCAACACCTACACCGACTTCTCGCAGATCCCCGTCCCACTGCCCTCCGGAGCGCCGCCCAATCCCGGCTTCGCTCTCGACTACTATCGCTACCAGAGCGACGCCAACGCCTCATTCCTCGACGAACAGCTCACCGTGCTGCGCCGGCTCTGCCCGCAGCACTTCATGACCACCAACAACGCCGGCCTGGTCGACAACCTGAACCTGCGCGACCTCTATCGCAACCTCGACTTCGCCTCGGCCGACAACTATCCCAGCTTCTTCGCCATCATCCTCGCCGACTCCGGCACCTCGCTCCCGCCCGAGGCCATCGCCGCGCTCGCCGCACTGGGCCATGACTCCGCACGCGGCCTCAAGGACGGCAAGCCCTTCTTCATCATGGAAGAACAGAGCGGCAAGGCTGGCCAGCCCTTCTTCACGCCGCAACCCGAACCCGGCCAGCTTCGCCTCTGGAGCTATCAGGCCGTCGCTCACGGCGCCTTCGGCATCAACTATTTCCGCTGGGATACCGCCGTCTTCGGCGCCGAAGAGTATTGGCATGGCCTGCTCCGCCATGATCGCTCGCACAGCCCAGGCTTCGATGAAATTGTGCAGACCATCCGCGAACTGAAGACCCTCGGGCCGGAAGCGCTGCATGCCTCCTGTGATGCCGGCCTCGGTCTTCTCTACGACCTCAGCTCCGACTGGGCTCTCGGCTTCCAGCCCGGCCAGCCAAAGCTCAAGTACCTGGGCGAGCTCACCAGCTGGTACGGCTCGCTCGCTGCCGCCGGACGCGGCGTCGATATCCTCGATGGCACCGAAGACCTTTCCCGCTACAAGGCCGTCTTCGCTCCGCTCTCCTATATCGTCAGCGCGCAGCAGGCCGAACGCATCCGGGCCTACGTCCAGGGCGGAGGGCTGTTCTTTTCCGGTGTCCGCCTCGGCGTCAAGGACGAGCACTCCCGCATGGTCGAGACCCCGCTGCCCGGCCTACTCCGCGACGTCATGGGCGTCGAGCTCGAGGACTACCAGCCCATCTACACCGAGACACAAAATGTGAAGTTCTCGGGACCGCTCACCGCTCCCGATGCGCCGGTCCATCTCTGGGCCGACATCCTCGAGCCGAAGACTGCCGAGGTCCTAGCTACCTACACGGGAGGCGCTTATGCGGGCCGCGCCGCCATCACCGCTAACCGCTTCGGCCAGGGCCACGCCGTCTACCTCGGAGCTCATCTCGAAGCCCCCGAGCTGGCCCGCGTGCTGATGACTCTTCTGACCGCACACGGGATACCCCGCGCCTTCGATGCCCCGCGCGGCGTCGAGATCACCAGCCGCTCCGTCGGCCAGAACAGCTGGACCTATTTCCTCAACCATGCGCCGCAGCCACAGCAGGTTCCGCTCGCAATGTCCTACCAGGACGCCTTCGACAGCACGTCCGTCTCAGGCTCATTCTCCTTGCCTGGCTATGGCGTACGCGTGCTCAGGAGCACCCCCCGGAACGGATAA
- the hpnH gene encoding adenosyl-hopene transferase HpnH: protein MGVPISQAWTVASYVLKQKLKGRRRYPLVLMLEPLFRCNLACAGCGKIQYPAHILKAELTPEECFKAVEECGAPMVSIPGGEPLLHPKMPEIVAGLVARKKYVYMCTNALLLKEKLHLFKPSKYLSFSVHVDGQKEHHDFSVCREGGHDMAMEGIHAAVAAGFRVTTNTTLFDGADPNSVRAHFDELMAAGVESMMVSPGYTYEKAPDQNHFLGKAKSRKLFRMILSNRNKSWQFNTHPLFSEFLMGKQDFECTPWGMPTFSIFGWQKPCYLLQDGYADTFKELMETTKWENYGAKSGNPQCANCMVHSGHEASAVDYNFGSLKGFWETAKKYMFPSLYPDPEAQKLLNDWKPANSHPLVQIQSAASEKRSLETSVAGD from the coding sequence ATGGGCGTACCGATTTCACAGGCATGGACGGTTGCCAGCTACGTATTGAAGCAGAAGCTGAAGGGGCGCAGGCGGTATCCGCTGGTGCTGATGCTTGAGCCTCTGTTCCGCTGTAACCTGGCCTGCGCGGGCTGCGGAAAGATCCAGTACCCGGCGCATATTCTGAAGGCAGAGCTGACGCCTGAGGAATGCTTCAAGGCGGTGGAAGAGTGTGGCGCGCCGATGGTGTCGATTCCCGGCGGCGAGCCGCTGCTGCATCCCAAGATGCCGGAGATTGTGGCCGGACTGGTGGCGCGCAAAAAGTACGTATATATGTGCACGAACGCGCTGCTTCTTAAAGAAAAACTTCACCTCTTTAAGCCGAGCAAGTATCTGTCCTTCTCCGTCCACGTCGACGGCCAGAAGGAGCATCACGACTTCTCCGTCTGCCGCGAAGGCGGCCATGACATGGCGATGGAAGGCATTCATGCGGCGGTTGCTGCCGGTTTCCGGGTAACGACCAACACCACGCTCTTCGACGGTGCCGATCCGAACTCGGTGCGCGCCCACTTCGACGAGCTGATGGCCGCTGGTGTTGAGAGCATGATGGTCTCGCCTGGCTATACCTATGAGAAGGCGCCTGACCAGAACCACTTCCTGGGCAAGGCAAAGTCGCGCAAGCTCTTCCGCATGATCCTTTCCAACCGGAACAAGAGCTGGCAGTTCAACACGCATCCGCTCTTCTCCGAGTTCTTGATGGGCAAGCAGGATTTTGAATGCACCCCGTGGGGCATGCCGACCTTCTCCATCTTCGGATGGCAGAAGCCGTGCTATCTGCTGCAGGACGGCTACGCCGACACCTTCAAAGAGTTGATGGAAACCACAAAGTGGGAGAATTACGGCGCGAAGAGCGGCAATCCGCAGTGCGCCAACTGCATGGTGCACTCCGGTCATGAAGCCTCGGCGGTCGATTACAACTTCGGCTCGCTCAAGGGCTTCTGGGAGACGGCGAAGAAGTACATGTTCCCCTCGCTCTATCCGGACCCCGAAGCGCAGAAGCTGCTGAATGACTGGAAGCCGGCTAATTCCCATCCGCTGGTGCAGATCCAGTCCGCAGCGTCGGAAAAACGCTCGCTTGAAACCTCGGTGGCAGGAGACTAA